A region from the Crocosphaera sp. UHCC 0190 genome encodes:
- a CDS encoding Na(+)/H(+) antiporter subunit B, translating to MKWVYLLAGIALYVKMLVIPNPVAELLDFSIVETIVQDTGVPNAVSGIIFRNRLYDTIFEVVVFTIAIMGARFLLANEQPLTLIHQFNDQPSIVLARLGATIAALVSIELAIRGHLTPGGGFAAGVAGGTAIGLIAITSPSEWMQRIYQRWHAATWEKVSVLIFIVLAVITLVGLELPQGELGTLLSGGVIPLLNILVAIKVALGSWAVILVFIRYRGLL from the coding sequence ATGAAATGGGTTTATCTTCTGGCTGGAATCGCTCTTTATGTCAAAATGCTTGTCATTCCTAATCCTGTCGCGGAGTTACTTGATTTCTCCATTGTAGAGACCATCGTGCAAGATACTGGGGTTCCCAATGCGGTGTCAGGGATTATTTTCAGAAATCGCCTCTATGACACGATTTTCGAGGTAGTTGTGTTTACTATTGCCATTATGGGGGCCCGTTTTTTGTTGGCCAATGAACAACCCTTAACCCTCATTCATCAATTTAATGACCAACCATCGATTGTTTTAGCACGGTTGGGGGCAACTATTGCCGCATTAGTCAGTATTGAATTGGCTATTCGGGGCCATCTTACTCCTGGTGGGGGGTTTGCAGCCGGAGTAGCCGGAGGAACTGCGATCGGACTAATCGCTATTACCTCACCTTCGGAGTGGATGCAAAGAATTTATCAACGTTGGCACGCGGCCACCTGGGAGAAGGTTTCCGTGCTGATTTTTATTGTGTTGGCGGTGATTACTTTGGTGGGATTAGAACTACCCCAAGGAGAATTAGGTACATTGCTTAGTGGTGGGGTCATACCTTTATTAAACATCTTAGTTGCCATCAAAGTAGCCTTGGGATCTTGGGCGGTTATTTTGGTTTTTATTCGTTATCGAGGGTTATTGTAA
- the crtR gene encoding beta-carotene hydroxylase, translated as MQSADTLQTVPKEFLKAPGGFNPNVVMFFTALSLIGLSTCGYWLWGWPSWICFTSNVLALHLSGTVIHDASHNAGHRNRIINAILGHGSALMLGFAFPVFTRVHLQHHAHVNDPDNDPDHFVSTGGPLWLIAARFFYHEIFFFKRSLWKKYELLEWFLSRLFLFTVVFLAIHYGFIGYVMNFWFVPALVVGVALGLFFDYLPHRPFQERDRWKNARVYPSAVLNLIIFGQNYHLIHHLWPSIPWYKYKPAYHATKPLLDAKGCEQSLGLLEGKNLWNFLYDVFLGIRFHH; from the coding sequence ATGCAGTCGGCCGATACGCTGCAAACAGTCCCCAAAGAGTTTCTCAAAGCCCCAGGGGGGTTTAATCCCAATGTAGTAATGTTTTTTACTGCCTTGTCCCTCATTGGTTTATCAACTTGCGGCTATTGGTTATGGGGATGGCCGAGTTGGATATGTTTCACTTCTAATGTTCTGGCCCTCCATCTGTCGGGTACAGTGATTCATGATGCCTCTCATAATGCTGGTCATCGAAATCGCATTATTAATGCCATTTTGGGTCATGGTAGCGCGTTAATGTTGGGTTTTGCCTTTCCTGTGTTTACAAGGGTACATTTACAACACCATGCCCATGTTAATGATCCTGATAATGATCCGGATCATTTTGTTTCAACAGGGGGGCCATTGTGGTTAATTGCCGCCCGTTTTTTTTACCATGAAATCTTCTTTTTTAAGCGTAGTTTGTGGAAAAAATACGAATTATTGGAGTGGTTTTTGAGTAGATTATTTTTGTTTACAGTTGTGTTTCTTGCCATTCATTATGGATTTATTGGTTATGTCATGAATTTTTGGTTTGTTCCCGCCTTAGTTGTCGGGGTTGCCTTAGGGTTATTCTTTGATTATTTACCCCATCGTCCCTTTCAGGAGCGTGATCGTTGGAAAAACGCTAGAGTTTATCCTAGTGCGGTGTTAAACCTCATAATTTTTGGGCAAAATTATCATTTAATTCATCATCTTTGGCCGTCGATTCCTTGGTATAAATATAAACCTGCTTATCATGCAACTAAACCCTTATTAGATGCCAAAGGATGCGAGCAATCTTTAGGATTATTAGAAGGAAAAAATCTCTGGAACTTCCTCTATGATGTCTTTTTAGGGATTCGTTTTCATCATTAA
- a CDS encoding DUF1824 family protein, producing MTQPNTTLTVEEAQKLLADYSCLQVKIVDFYSEQEKLRQAIRLVSSLCDTQNIGICADNSQEGFKSLKSYLKALGYSDELEIKTSIPKQTPIYIKFNTEKMSYYVDSYTGSYRGVLLSCQCENHTLVGTYGHFPLNLFCSVS from the coding sequence ATGACTCAACCTAATACGACTTTAACTGTTGAAGAAGCCCAAAAACTTTTGGCAGATTATAGCTGTCTCCAAGTTAAGATTGTTGACTTTTACTCCGAGCAAGAAAAATTGCGTCAAGCGATTCGATTAGTATCAAGTCTTTGCGATACCCAAAATATAGGCATTTGCGCTGATAATTCTCAAGAAGGCTTTAAATCTCTGAAAAGTTATCTTAAAGCTTTGGGTTATTCTGATGAATTAGAAATAAAAACTTCTATCCCCAAACAAACGCCAATTTATATCAAATTTAATACGGAGAAAATGTCTTATTATGTTGATTCTTATACAGGAAGTTATCGTGGTGTTTTGCTTTCTTGTCAATGTGAAAACCATACTTTAGTGGGAACCTATGGTCATTTTCCCTTGAATTTATTTTGCTCAGTATCATAG
- a CDS encoding DUF2839 domain-containing protein, translated as MGEAKRRKTALGEQYGQEERILSWVPITKRQGDAFYQWTTRGAWIGIGVMVALWVTVRLIGPLFGWWEVQ; from the coding sequence ATGGGTGAAGCAAAACGTCGTAAAACAGCTTTAGGCGAACAGTATGGTCAAGAGGAACGCATTTTGTCATGGGTTCCGATTACGAAACGTCAAGGGGATGCCTTCTACCAATGGACAACGCGGGGTGCTTGGATTGGTATTGGGGTGATGGTCGCACTTTGGGTAACGGTGCGTCTTATTGGCCCTCTTTTCGGTTGGTGGGAAGTTCAATAA
- a CDS encoding 2Fe-2S iron-sulfur cluster-binding protein, which translates to MAVYQVRLINPITQSDRILEVPDDQYILDLAEMAGMRLPSGCLQGECSVCLAKLIEGTIDQSEQTFLNSDEIQAGYTVTCVAYPRSDCVLETHQESILYNNALYLHF; encoded by the coding sequence ATGGCAGTTTATCAAGTTCGGTTAATCAATCCCATTACTCAGAGCGATCGCATCCTAGAAGTGCCTGACGATCAGTACATATTAGATCTGGCTGAAATGGCGGGAATGCGCTTACCATCAGGATGTCTTCAAGGAGAATGTTCTGTTTGTCTGGCCAAACTGATTGAAGGAACAATCGATCAAAGTGAGCAAACATTTCTTAATTCAGATGAAATTCAGGCAGGTTATACAGTGACTTGTGTTGCCTATCCACGCTCAGATTGTGTCTTAGAAACCCATCAAGAATCTATCCTCTATAACAATGCCTTATATTTGCATTTTTAG
- a CDS encoding HAMP domain-containing sensor histidine kinase — protein MAKLSLGTRLFLSHLLVMFVGLGSFICIAKISSPRMFVVRLEQLEQRGFFTVRSARTYLVKGFETAWDNSAVWSVIFGVSASGGLSYWACRRIMKPLNQMKEITQKLAEGHLEERMPESEIPEWNQLGNSFNLMASSLEDVEKRRRELISDMTHELRTPLTVVRGYLEELANGKVESSPELYVRLIQETRRLERLIHDLQELSKAEAGYLSISLHPISLFPLLTSLVEKFADQLMDDGPTIELQCPPELPPVLADNDRTEQILVNLLGNAIRYTETGTITVKAWRDKSKIWVAIIDTGIGINPEDLPYVFERFWRADKSRSRYSGGTGIGLAITRRLVELQGGVIEVESEVGKGSCFRFSLPVI, from the coding sequence ATGGCAAAACTTAGTCTAGGAACTCGCTTATTTTTATCCCATTTATTAGTTATGTTTGTAGGATTAGGGAGTTTTATTTGTATTGCTAAAATTTCCTCTCCTCGAATGTTTGTCGTGCGATTAGAACAACTCGAACAGCGAGGATTTTTTACCGTTCGTTCAGCGAGAACTTATTTAGTAAAAGGCTTTGAAACAGCCTGGGACAATAGTGCTGTTTGGTCAGTAATTTTTGGGGTAAGTGCGTCAGGAGGACTCAGTTATTGGGCTTGTCGCCGTATCATGAAACCCCTAAATCAGATGAAAGAGATTACCCAAAAATTAGCAGAAGGTCATTTAGAGGAACGAATGCCAGAAAGTGAAATTCCTGAATGGAATCAGTTAGGAAATAGCTTTAATCTTATGGCAAGTAGTTTAGAAGATGTGGAAAAAAGACGGCGAGAATTAATTAGTGATATGACCCATGAATTACGCACACCTTTAACTGTTGTGAGAGGATATTTAGAAGAATTAGCCAACGGAAAGGTAGAATCTTCTCCTGAACTTTATGTCCGTCTTATTCAAGAAACTCGACGCTTAGAAAGATTAATTCATGATCTCCAAGAACTTTCTAAAGCAGAAGCTGGGTATTTGTCCATTAGTTTACATCCAATTTCTTTGTTTCCCTTGTTAACTTCATTGGTAGAGAAATTTGCCGATCAACTAATGGATGATGGCCCGACAATTGAGTTACAATGTCCCCCAGAATTACCGCCAGTTTTAGCCGATAATGATCGCACAGAACAAATTTTAGTCAATTTATTAGGTAATGCTATTCGTTATACAGAAACAGGAACTATTACAGTAAAAGCTTGGCGAGATAAATCTAAAATTTGGGTCGCTATTATTGATACAGGAATTGGTATTAACCCTGAAGATTTACCCTATGTTTTTGAACGGTTTTGGCGGGCAGATAAATCTCGATCTCGTTATTCTGGGGGGACAGGAATTGGCCTGGCAATTACCCGTCGTCTGGTAGAATTACAAGGGGGGGTAATTGAAGTAGAAAGCGAAGTCGGAAAAGGCAGTTGTTTTCGTTTTTCTTTGCCCGTTATTTAA